The genomic stretch AGGCTCGCCGTTGAGGGTGAAGCGCAATTCGTGAGTGCTCACATCCACTTACTCCGTCGTTCATGGCGGACGCGGGCCCTGAGAACCAGCGTCCGGGCACCACTACTATAGCCGTGGATGGACCGGCGTCAAGCCGAGGGAACAGGGAAGAGGGACGGACGGGAACGTGGACGCTGATCGCGGACGGTGATTTCTCGCGCGGCCTGAATGCCCCGTCGCAGGGAAAGAAGCATCCTCTTGGGGGTTAGTTGCCGGACGGGGCGTTGGAACGGCGAGGGGCGGCGGCTACCGGACTTCCCACAGCTGGCCGTTCCAGCCGGTGTTGTTGGCGTGGACGCCGCCAATGCGGTTGTTCACCAGGACGGCGGATCGGTGACGGCCCGATTCGCTTCAGTGGGTCAGATCAGGCATGCCCCTCGGGCGCGCGGGATCGGTGCCCATTATAGACACGGCGCGACGTATGATGCTTCCGAGCAGCGCGGCCAAGGGGATTGGCGCGGAGGTAATGACGTGCTGACCAGGGAAGAGAACGAGCTGTTGACCAGGACCGGGCCGGGCACGCCCGGTGGCGAGCTGATGAGGCGCTACTGGCAGCCCGTCGCGCTGGAGGCGGAGCTGCCGCCGGGGAGCCCGCCGCTACCCGTTCGGCTGCTGGGTGAAGATCTGGTCCTCTTCCGGGACGAAGCTGGGCGACCCGGTCTCCTGGGTGTGCATTGCGCGCATCGCGGCGCCGATCTCAGCTACGGGCGGCTGGAGGATGGCGGGCTGCGATGCATCTACCACGGCTGGCTGTACGACGCGACCGGCCATTGTCTCGAACAGCCCGGCGAGCCGGCCGGGAGCTCGTTCCACGAGCGCGTGCGCCAACCTGCGTACCCGTGCGTGGAGACGGGCGGCTTCATCCTCGCGTACCTTGGTCCGGGAGAGCCGCCGCTCGTCCCCGGCTTCGATTTTTTGCACGCGCCGCCGGAGCGCCGCGAGGTGGCGAAGGTCATCCGGGCATGCAACTACCTGCAGGGGAACGAGGGGAACTTCGACCCGCACCACGTCCCGCTCCTGCACTGGACGGCGGCCGGCGCCTTCGGCTCCGCGGCGCCGCTGGGTCCAAAGCGGCGGTGGCTGAAACCGACGACGGAGATCGAGACGACCGAGTTTGGCGTGCGCCTCTACGCTATCCAGGAAGCGCCGGACGGCGCCACGCACGTCGGGATCCACCTGTTCATCGTGCCGAACTTCAGCGCCTTCAGCTTTCAGGAGGGCGGCGACGGGTACGGCGTGAACTGGCACGTGCCCATTGACGACACGGCCCACTGGGTGTACCGAGTCCAGTTCTCGCGGGACCGGCAGGTCGACCACGAGGCGATCCGGAAGAGTCGGCTCGCGCCGAGCGATCCGGTGCGCAATCGGGCCAACCGCTACCGGCAAGACCGCGAGGAGATGACGGAACGGAGCTTTGCCGGCCTGGGGGTCTCGTTTCCGGACCAGGACGCCTGCGTCACCGAGGGGGCTGGGCCGATCCAGGACAGGACGCAGGAGAACTTGGGGGCGAATGACAAGTGCATCGCCGCCTCGCGGTTGTTTTTGCTTCGGGCGATTCGCGAGCTACTGGCGGGGAAGGAGCCGCCCATGTTCACGCGGAACCCGCTGGAGCGCCGCGAGATCCGGCTGGTGGCGGGCGGCATCCAGGTCCCAGCGGGTGTCGATTGGCGGGGCTATGTCAGGGAGCTGATCGGAGAGAAAGCGGCCGTGTGATCCTCCGTCGATCGGCGCAAGGCGTCGACGGTCGCGCCTAACCCGCAGTGAGCCGTCAGGTGCGTCAGCGCCCTTGCTCGTCCTTCGCGCGGCCCTCGGCCACCCCGCGCAGGATCTCCCTCCGATAGGCACGCTCGATGTCCGCCAGGTGCTCCACGATGCGCTGGATCGACCAGTCGCCCTCGTCCGGCCCCGCTCGGGCGAACTCCTCGTCGGAGAGGCTGAGAAACAGCGCTTCCAGCTCGCCGAGGAGTCCCTGCGCCTTCATGAGGAGGATCTGGGGCTCTGTAGCGCTCCAGCCGCGCTCCCGAAGGAGCTTCTGCGCGTGCTGGAGATGGTCGAGCTGGTGCGACGTGAACGCGCGGAGCAGGAAGTTCACCGATCGGTCGGTGCCGGCCCACCGGGCCGGGTAGCGGCAGTCTGACTCGGCCAGGGTGAGCAGCGATCGCAACGTCTCATCGCGTTCGTGGCGGAGGTTCGCCACGGCAGCCTCGGCCAGCTTTCCCACGCATCGCCCTCCTATTTGACCCTCGGGTCGGCACCCCTATATACAACAGCATCGGCGGGCGTGCCATTGGACGCGGGGCGGTATCTCGCGGTCCGGGAGCGGATCGCGGTGAATTTGGCCGTGCGAAACGGCACCCTGAGGGCGATGATTCGACGGCCCCTGGCGAGCCGTTTGTCAGCGACGTGGAGAGGCAATGACGCGCGACGGCGAGGCGGCGTTCACCAGGGAGGAGAGCTGACTATGGCGCGTGTGTACCGAGTGCCCGTTGTGCTGACGCCTCAGGCCGAGGGAGGTTATACGGTGACCTGTCCGGCCCTGACGGGGCTGGTCACTGAGGGTGACTCACTTGAGGAAGCGCTGGCGAACGTCCGCGACGCGCTTCGCGCTACGCTCGAGCTGTACGAAGACACGGGCCGGCCTATTC from Chloroflexota bacterium encodes the following:
- a CDS encoding Rieske 2Fe-2S domain-containing protein, with translation MLTREENELLTRTGPGTPGGELMRRYWQPVALEAELPPGSPPLPVRLLGEDLVLFRDEAGRPGLLGVHCAHRGADLSYGRLEDGGLRCIYHGWLYDATGHCLEQPGEPAGSSFHERVRQPAYPCVETGGFILAYLGPGEPPLVPGFDFLHAPPERREVAKVIRACNYLQGNEGNFDPHHVPLLHWTAAGAFGSAAPLGPKRRWLKPTTEIETTEFGVRLYAIQEAPDGATHVGIHLFIVPNFSAFSFQEGGDGYGVNWHVPIDDTAHWVYRVQFSRDRQVDHEAIRKSRLAPSDPVRNRANRYRQDREEMTERSFAGLGVSFPDQDACVTEGAGPIQDRTQENLGANDKCIAASRLFLLRAIRELLAGKEPPMFTRNPLERREIRLVAGGIQVPAGVDWRGYVRELIGEKAAV
- a CDS encoding type II toxin-antitoxin system HicB family antitoxin; this translates as MARVYRVPVVLTPQAEGGYTVTCPALTGLVTEGDSLEEALANVRDALRATLELYEDTGRPIPSGLVQDPEAGAVEFDLLVPSL